The following are from one region of the Nicotiana tomentosiformis chromosome 7, ASM39032v3, whole genome shotgun sequence genome:
- the LOC138895411 gene encoding uncharacterized protein, translating into MMLLKAYGLDTGTIAHISVSQLQQKIEMIGKLREEFDVIRMESLRWKEVMDRFAAEKETARAQLSSSETQLQKMKEKGLVLARRIEELEARLASVLAKDESDAEKAKADADALVAVYRADAEAAQVQAREAAESANSRAHWVAELAKCRSRRETLEEVHTRGFDLAEEI; encoded by the coding sequence atgatgcttttgaaagcctatgggcttgatactggAACGATAGCTcacatttcggtctcacagctgcagcaaaaaatcgagatgatcgggaagcttcgtgaggagttCGACGTGATAAGGATGGAgtccttgcggtggaaagaagttatggaccgctttgctgcagaaaaagagaccgctcgagcccagttatcgtcATCCGAAACCCagcttcagaaaatgaaggaaaaaggcttggttctggcaagaagaattgaggagcttgaggctcggttggcctctgtactcgCCAAGGATGAATCCGatgctgaaaaggcaaaggccgacgCGGATGCGCTCGTGGCTGTCTATCGGGCCGacgctgaagctgcccaagtccaggcaagagaggcGGCCGAATCAGCCAATAGTCGAgcgcattgggtcgccgaacttgctaagtgccgatccagaagggaaactctcgaggaggTTCATACTCGCGGCTTCGATCTCGCGGAAGAGATATAA